In Sulfuricurvum sp., the following proteins share a genomic window:
- the lpoB gene encoding penicillin-binding protein activator LpoB has product MLTTKELIITLSASTLLLGILSGCSTNNVKYGDAKAVETVTADFGSTDLQTTAESLTQSLLESRYITKGQNQPKVRLRTVNNLTYEHIDTKAITDKIRIKLLKSGQVRFLADKSNLGDVKDERDFTEAATANRVNQPMEDAEYIITGNVRSIKKANDDIKDVYYNVSMELVNPQNGEILWADEKEIRKVTSKPSLGW; this is encoded by the coding sequence ATGTTGACTACTAAAGAGCTTATTATAACGTTAAGCGCTAGCACACTACTACTGGGTATATTGAGCGGCTGTTCCACTAATAATGTCAAATACGGTGATGCTAAAGCTGTAGAAACTGTTACCGCTGACTTTGGCTCCACCGATTTACAAACAACTGCTGAATCACTAACCCAATCGTTGTTAGAATCTCGTTATATCACCAAAGGACAAAATCAACCAAAAGTTCGATTGCGTACGGTTAATAATCTCACCTACGAGCATATTGATACCAAAGCAATCACTGATAAAATACGTATTAAGCTTCTAAAATCAGGACAAGTACGCTTCTTAGCAGATAAGTCAAATCTTGGTGACGTTAAAGATGAACGTGATTTTACTGAAGCCGCTACAGCAAATAGAGTAAATCAACCTATGGAAGATGCTGAGTATATTATCACGGGAAATGTTCGCTCTATCAAAAAAGCAAATGATGATATTAAAGACGTTTACTACAATGTGTCTATGGAGCTTGTAAACCCTCAAAACGGGGAAATTTTATGGGCAGATGAAAAAGAGATACGCAAAGTAACATCAAAACCATCCTTAGGATGGTAA